From the Sebastes fasciatus isolate fSebFas1 chromosome 3, fSebFas1.pri, whole genome shotgun sequence genome, one window contains:
- the LOC141763177 gene encoding nicotinate-nucleotide pyrophosphorylase [carboxylating]-like has product MSPPAPNAAHSIPPHTLTRLAREWLAEDTPNFDPAGVCVGSQEVEARLLCKTPHSILAGSPFFTAVFTELGCTVDWMYEEGADSGPDAITHAVVRGPARCLLLGERPALNCLARASGIATRCSQLQAMARAGGWHGEVAGTRKTTPGFRLVEKYAMLVGNVSMHRQDLSGMVMLKDNHVWASESITQAVKAARSVCGFSSKIEVECRSAEEGREAACAGADIVMLDNFQPQELHVAARALKEAFPTLVIEASGGVTQENLTMYFSPYVDIISLGCITQGCPVVDFSLKVQKPIVNSSLQE; this is encoded by the exons ATGTCTCCGCCCGCACCCAATGCAGCACACTCCATCCCACCTCACACTCTGACCCGGCTGGCACGAGAGTGGCTGGCAGAGGACACACCAAACTTTGACCCGGCGGGAGTGTGTGTGGGGTCACAGGAGGTCGAAGCGAGGTTGCTGTGTAAAACACCACACAGCATCCTGGCAGGGAGCCCCTTCTTCACAGCAGTGTTCACAGAGCTCGGCTGCACCGTGGACTGGATGTATGAGGAGGGAGCCGATTCTG GTCCAGATGCAATCACGCATGCTGTGGTGAGAGGCCCAGCAAGGTGCCTCCTCCTCGGGGAAAGGCCGGCTCTTAACTGCCTGGCCCGGGCCTCGGGGATCGCCACACGCTGTTCTCAGCTCCAGGCAATGGCAAGAGCGGGAGGCTGGCATGGAGAAGTGGCTGGCACACGCAAGACCACCCCGGGCTTCCGTCTGGTGGAAAAGTACGCCATGCTGGTTGGCAATGTGTCTATGCACAGACAGGACCTGAGTGGAATGGTGATGCTGAAGGACAACCACGTCTGGGCATCAGAGAGTATCACACAG GCTGTGAAAGCTGCCCGGTCAGTGTGTGGCTTCAGCAGTAAGATTGAGGTGGAGTGCCGCTCTGCAGAGGAGGGCAGAGAGGCAGCATGTGCTGGAGCAGATATCGTTATGCTGGACAACTTTCAACCTCAG GAGCTCCATGTTGCAGCTCGTGCTCTGAAGGAGGCGTTCCCAACACTTGTGATCGAGGCCAGCGGAGGAGTGACTCAGGAGAACTTAACTATGTATTTCTCCCCATATGTGGACATCATTTCTCTGGGCTGCATAACACAGGGCTGTCCAGTTGTAGACTTTTCGCTCAAGGTCCAAAAGCCTATTGTTAACTCAAGCCTCCAAGAATGA